A region of Haliotis asinina isolate JCU_RB_2024 chromosome 7, JCU_Hal_asi_v2, whole genome shotgun sequence DNA encodes the following proteins:
- the LOC137290571 gene encoding uncharacterized protein, with protein MSSLPLFASTSYRRYPSLFACDIADMSVLVTSDCFVFCMPALAVLAMGLRKITSGSRHSFEHQISYVVSSGHMNNQPHEDSQKMKRVAWAGVVISTVQFLEWIVRIVAVLGSDNSSKYLLTVSLYLMLTCVLCAPSCLLLVSRYPVERISSQERRESSRFLPQDNFCFSPHMADVLSLPSSPKVNLCPADLRLHGDQYRRCAKHTHDCPDTPPGCDRPDTPRGQNMPTIRPRRDPPNSPFALCHPDRRHLKMTPVELRLVHTPAGRVLTSTPGPLRQGATSTPLGRDLQNTPHEWGPSNTLPGRDLRNTPPVHDLENSQLELDLQNASFETNLKNITSEVTVPADSLSPRTTPDLALKRNSVSCQFSVGRWIRNEQRRTSSAWPRVQNNMMSKSCPYASEDSEETGTCHLEDA; from the coding sequence TCGCCTGTGACATCGCGGACATGAGCGTTTTGGTGACTTCGGACTGTTTCGTCTTCTGCATGCCTGCCCTGGCTGTGTTGGCAATGGGCCTCCGCAAAATTACTTCAGGTTCAAGGCACTCGTTTGAACACCAAATCAGCTATGTTGTAAGCTCCGGTCATATGAATAACCAGCCCCATGAAGATTCGCAGAAAATGAAACGAGTAGCTTGGGCTGGTGTGGTCATTTCTACTGTCCAGTTTCTGGAGTGGATTGTTCGCATCGTCGCCGTGCTTGGGTCTGACAACTCATCAAAATATCTGCTGACCGTATCCTTATACCTTATGCTTACATGTGTACTGTGCGCGCCGTCGTGTCTTCTTTTGGTGTCCAGGTACCCTGTAGAACGCATCTCCTCCCAGGAACGGCGTGAGAGCAGCAGGTTTTTGCCCCAGGACAACTTCTGCTTCTCTCCACATATGGCCGACGTACTATCTCTACCCTCCTCACCGAAAGTGAACCTTTGTCCTGCAGATCTTCGTCTGCACGGTGACCAATACAGACGGTGCGCAAAGCATACACATGACTGTCCAGATACCCCGCCTGGGTGTGATCGTCCAGATACCCCGCGTGGACAAAATATGCCAACTATCCGCCCCAGGAGGGATCCTCCAAATTCTCCGTTTGCGCTGTGTCACCCAGATAGACGACATCTTAAAATGACCCCAGTTGAACTGCGTCTTGTGCATACCCCAGCTGGACGAGTTCTTACCAGCACCCCGGGTCCACTTCGACAGGGTGCTACAAGTACCCCACTTGGACGGGATCTTCAAAATACCCCACATGAGTGGGGTCCTTCCAATACTTTACCTGGACGGGATCTTCGAAATACCCCACCTGTACATGATCTTGAAAACAGCCAACTTGAACTGGATCTTCAAAATGCCTCATTTGAAACGAACCTTAAAAACATCACATCCGAAGTCACTGTGCCAGCTGACTCTCTCTCACCCCGCACGACGCCAGACCTTGCTCTAAAACGGAATTCGGTGTCCTGTCAGTTTAGTGTCGGACGTTGGATAAGGAATGAACAGAGAAGAACATCGTCAGCTTGGCCGAGGGTCCAAAACAACATGATGTCTAAGTCCTGTCCTTATGCGAGTGAAGACTCGGAGGAGACAGGGACATGCCACCTCGAAGACGCTTGA
- the LOC137290287 gene encoding uncharacterized protein, whose protein sequence is MDVLKEKFEAYRDTVLADLDVNETLLKYMLEASLIDAAESAKYKAMSGSMERNQELMTAMTERRTDRAYPLLLTCLRKSDQSRIADLLTDITQTEAPEGDDVMDMRQGNQDPLENEDAGQEHEEANPDVEDEPTPEHEGSPERRCVDFEALRTSYAELDSVLKGFKVFLNKEERRVGIETQNIKPRPEQPGRNECIAENHQEDQQLLQRVAATMTDVVAEIDRCQGVIHKLHHDCQAVAEINSEMMTQTKACDAWVRNILKTHRLPVSQVPVPDRATDLFQVLMDDVYALSKGRNRVMTREKETRTQSMRMLRICRDKLNDRCQVLDQLYSSDTSMATARYLPTSTRLSVNSSVTSTPLVTTPSISRHEDRPFVVDPYPISSVMEGISLLEHQITEYVQLETVLTDKLRSELRIKQLQKKAQGYTSKGFFTVKQHIDDIEKGVDVDDNLSRLKGVLVKLSEEYDQCVNYMKRVTLNLPRTTAVDTGEANNRNTDSKSSSKSGMLKKRPKEPVKVPTLHLPKLVPENTFSNLDSEPGTTRGKPLLNRLKMLVADYEATKHSQRTMAQRFQQDWEKRTRDLTEKIRMKDEELLNIQYRLKEMTADRDKFRKLYDQAKLSHGRKG, encoded by the exons ATGGACGTCTTAAAGGAAAAGTTCGAGGCCTACCGTGACACCGTCCTCGCGGACCTTGACGTCAACGAGACGCTACTGAAGTACATGCTTGAGGCCAGCCTCATCGACGCTGCTGAAAGCGCTAAGTATAAG GCAATGTCAGGGTCGATGGAGCGGAACCAGGAACTCATGACCGCCATGACCGAAAGACGGACTGACCGCGCATACCCACTGTTGTTGACCTGTCTGAGGAAGAGTGACCAGAGCCGTATAGCTGACCTCCTCACTGATATCACCCAAACCGAGGCTCCGGAGGGTGATGACGTCATGGATATGCGTCAAGGCAACCAGGATCCGCTGGAGAATGAAGATGCAGGTCAGGAACACGAGGAAGCGAACCCCGACGTCGAAGACGAGCCCACACCCGAACACGAGGGATCCCCGGAACGGAGATGCGTCGATTTTGAGGCATTGCGGACAT CCTATGCTGAACTGGATTCTGTGTTGAAGGGGTTCAAAGTTTTCCTCAACAAGGAGGAGAGAAGAGTTGGTATAGAAACACAGAATATCAAACCCAGGCCAGAACAGCCTGGACGAAATGAGTGTATCGCCGAGAACCATCAGGAAGATCAACAACTCCTCCAGAGAGTCGCTGCCACAATGACTGATGTAGTGGCGGAGATCGACCGCTGCCAAGGTGTGATCCACAAGCTTCACCATGACTGCCAGGCCGTTGCTGAGATCAACAGTGAAATGATGACGCAGACCAAAGCGTGTGACGCCTGGGTTAGAAACATACTGAAGACTCACCGACTTCCGGTTTCACAGGTTCCCGTTCCAGACCGGGCGACAGATCTGTTCCAGGTGTTGATGGATGACGTATATGCCTTGTCAAAAGGTCGCAACAGAGTGATGACAAGAGAGAAGGAGACGAGGACTCAGTCAATGCGAATGCTGCGGATCTGTCGCGACAAATTAAATGACCGATGCCAGGTCCTCGACCAGCTCTATTCTTCAGATACCTCCATGGCAACTGCCAGGTACCTCCCTACATCTACTAGGCTCAGCGTCAACAGCAGTGTTACATCAACACCGTTGGTCACCACACCCTCCATCAGCAGACATGAAGATCGGCCATTTGTTGTGGACCCATATCCTATCTCTTCAGTTATGGAAGGTATCAGTCTTTTAGAACATCAGATCACAGAATACGTTCAACTAGAGACTGTCCTCACGGACAAGCTGCGTTCAGAGCTGAGAATCAAACAATTACAAAAGAAAGCCCAGGGATACACATCTAAGGGATTCTTTACAGTCAAACAGCATATAGATGACATAGAAAagggtgtggatgtggatgacAATCTGAGCAGACTTAAGGGGGTGCTGGTCAAACTCTCAGAGGAATATGACCAGTGTGTGAATTACATGAAGAGGGTGACATTAAATCTGCCCAGAACTACTGCAGTAGATACCGGCGAGGCTAATAACCGCAACACTGACTCTAAGTCGTCCTCAAAGTCTGGCATGCTCAAGAAGAGACCAAAAGAACCTGTAAAAGTACCCACCCTCCATTTACCAAAACTTGTTCCTGAAAACACGTTCTCGAACCTCGATTCAGAGCCAGGAACCACACGAGGAAAACCTCTCCTGAATAGGTTGAAGATGCTAGTGGCTGACTATGAGGCAACCAAACACAGCCAGAGAACCATGGCACAAAGGTTCCAGCAAGACTGGGAGAAGAGGACACGGGATCTCACCGAGAAGATTCGCATGAAGGATGAAGAATTGTTGAACATCCAATACAGGCTGAAGGAAATGACGGCGGACAGAGACAAGTTCAGGAAGTTGTACGACCAGGCAAAGTTGAGCCATGGCCGGAAAGGATAA